CTCTTGTGCCATACGAACCATAGCATCGTAAACAGATGAATCTCCGTGTGGGTGGTATTTACCAAGAACGTCCCCAACAATACGCGCACTTTTTCTGTGTTGTGAAGCGTGAGTGATACCCAACTCACTCATATCATATAAAATACGACGGTGAACTGGTTTTAAACCATCTCTCGCATCAGGCAAAGCACGCGAAACAATAACACTCATTGCATACTCAAGGAATGAATTTTTCATTTCTTTGTCAATATCAATTGGGTGCAGACCGTCTAATGGTTTTTCAATAATCTGGCTTTGAACGACATAATCTTCTTTATTTTGTGGTATTTGTTCTTCCTCTTCATCTTCAATTTCTGTATTTTCTTCTTGTTTGAAGGCAACAAATAATTCTTCGTCAGGAATGTAATTTTCATCAAATTCTTCAATCGTCGGTTTGTTTAATTCTTCTTTTTCATCTAATATTTTTTCTTTATCTTTTTCGTTAAATGACATGCTTGCTCCTATAAATATATATTTTAATATTAATATTATATCAACTTTGATTTTTTTATGTAGATAATAGTCATTAATTTACCAATATAAATATTCATATTATTTTGTAATTAAATCACTCATTTTCAGTATTTTTCTTCTTTTTAGTGATGCGATGAGTAAATATTTATTTATTCGTAATGTACTAGTTTATAATTAAATAGACAAGGGTGCTGCGGAAGCGGCTGAGAACATACCTATTAGCAGATCATGGTAATTCATGCGTGGCTAAGTTCTTATTTATTTTTATTCCTTGTCAAAGGAGTATTTTTATGAAATTTATTAAAAAAATAATTAGTGCATCAGCACCACTTACTTTGACAACAGCGACATTAATGTCAGCTAGTTGCAACAACAAAACAAACGAGAAAACAAAAGAAAACCTAGATTTATTGTGAGATACTGAGATTACTATAACTAACTCTTGAATAAATCCCGGTTTCCAAGAAACTAAAAAGGAAACTGATTTCTTGAATTTATTGAGTAAAAGATTTAATGAATTAAAGAATAAAGATGAAAGTACAAAACATCTACCGGATGTAAAATTCAATATTGAAACAAAAGATAAGGGCACATACATACAAGACATTGAAAACGATAATAAAAAAAATGACTTATTAATTGCAAATTACACTGTTTTTTCAGAAAACTTTTGACAAGACGGAAAATTTGTGAATGATAATAATGCAAAATTGGTGGCGCAAACCAGTACATTAAAATTTAATTGACAATCTTCAGATAATGATTTTTATAAAGATGGAACGTCAACAGATCCACTAAGAATCGCGGCAGTAAAAAATAACGAAATTTGAGTAAAAAACACAGGTTTTGAATATCCAGACTGACCTGAAGCCATTAAGCAAAATAAAATAAATTTTGATGGATCAAAATATGATACATTCTATTCAAAAGACAAATTAACATATGTTTATCATGGTGCAATATTAATATCAGGAAATTTTGCCAAACGTACTGAGATTACGAAAGATTGAGAGGATAAAAATTGAGAAAAATTTGTTACTCATGGTATTGTTTACAGTAAAAACACTAGCGCAGGTGGTTTTAAATATCAGGCAGCATTATTAGCGCGTCATTTCAATAAACCACTTAACGAGATTCTCGAATATTTAAACTCAAACTCTGAATATGTTTTTAAAGGGACTAAACCCAAATCTCAATTGGGTAAAGAGTCACAAAATTCAAAAGGAGTAAAAATTGTTCCTCATATCGCCTTTGATGATGAAGGTTCTTATAACTGAACTGAAAATAATGGTGAAAACAATTATTACAAACCCCAAGGCTTTAAATCGAATAAAAAATTCGAAGATCAGGAAAATGATGTCATTAGAACATTAACATTAACTAATCCCGCTGCATATGATGTAGTCCTTGGAAGAAAGGGTCTACACGATAAACAAGTAGAATTAATTGCGAAGGCGCTTACATCACTTACCTTGCAAGAAAATACATACGGAATCTATACTGGATACAATAAATTCCAACCGCTATCTAACGAATTATTTGAAAAATATGTCAAATTACAGGTTCAAGCTGAGACAGTTCAAGATTTAGTTAATGATATACCGGAAATTAACTAATGAACAAAATTATTGAATGTAAAGATATCAATCTTACATATAAAAAAAATTCCGAAGATGTTCTGCAAAACATAAATTTAAATGTTTATGAGGGAGAAATGATTGCTGTTATTGGCCCAAGTGGAGCTGGTAAATCAACTCTATTTAAAATGTTTGTCAGAGCAATCAAACCTCGCAGTGGCGAAATCAAGGTATTTGGGAAACACATTTCAAAAATATCAAATAAACATTGAAAAAAAATAATCGATAGAATTGGTTTTTTAACCCAAAAACCAAACCTTATAAATACTGATAATGTTTATGAAAATATAAGACGTTCCCATATTAAATATTCAAATTTCTTCTTTCAAATCTTCGGTATTTTAAACAAAAAACAAAAAACTAAAATATTTCAGACACTGGATGAATTAAATATTCTCGATAAAGCTTTTTCTCGTGTATCAGATTTGAGCGGCGGACAACAACAAAGAGTTGAAATTGCCAAATTATTGATTAGAGATGTTGATTTAATTCTTGCTGATGAGCCTACAGCGAACCTTGATAACCACACGAGCAAAGAAGTGTTAGATTTGCTTTTGAATCTAAAACACAAAAGCAAAACATTGATTGTCAATATACACGATTTAAGTCTTATTAAACAATATTTTGATAGGGTAATAGCAATTAATAACAAACATATTATTTTGAACAAAAAAGTTGAAGATGTTGAACTATGAGAACTAATAGAATCAGTACAAAAAACTCAGTAGCTAAAATATCAAAATTTTACAAATACCAGTACATAAGCGCGCATAATGATAAAACAACCGGTTGAAAAATCAACCCTATTTTCAAACGTATAGCAATATTTTTAATTGTCGCAGGCATATGCACTTTAATTGCATTTCAGGCTAAAAATATTAACTTTTTAAATTCAGATTTAATTCTAAAAAAATTACGAAAACTATTCATTTTCAGTAATAAAAGTACCGTTAATGGAAGCGCTACAGGCATTTATACAGACTTATGAAAAGATTCATTTAATTCTTTGTGAATAACAATAAAATTAGCGCTTGCCGGTACATTCGTTGGATTTGTGT
This genomic interval from Mycoplasma miroungigenitalium contains the following:
- the cypl gene encoding ABC transporter thiamine pyrophosphate-binding lipoprotein p37/Cypl; protein product: MKFIKKIISASAPLTLTTATLMSASCNNKTNEKTKENLDLLWDTEITITNSWINPGFQETKKETDFLNLLSKRFNELKNKDESTKHLPDVKFNIETKDKGTYIQDIENDNKKNDLLIANYTVFSENFWQDGKFVNDNNAKLVAQTSTLKFNWQSSDNDFYKDGTSTDPLRIAAVKNNEIWVKNTGFEYPDWPEAIKQNKINFDGSKYDTFYSKDKLTYVYHGAILISGNFAKRTEITKDWEDKNWEKFVTHGIVYSKNTSAGGFKYQAALLARHFNKPLNEILEYLNSNSEYVFKGTKPKSQLGKESQNSKGVKIVPHIAFDDEGSYNWTENNGENNYYKPQGFKSNKKFEDQENDVIRTLTLTNPAAYDVVLGRKGLHDKQVELIAKALTSLTLQENTYGIYTGYNKFQPLSNELFEKYVKLQVQAETVQDLVNDIPEIN
- a CDS encoding phosphonate ABC transporter ATP-binding protein; the encoded protein is MNKIIECKDINLTYKKNSEDVLQNINLNVYEGEMIAVIGPSGAGKSTLFKMFVRAIKPRSGEIKVFGKHISKISNKHWKKIIDRIGFLTQKPNLINTDNVYENIRRSHIKYSNFFFQIFGILNKKQKTKIFQTLDELNILDKAFSRVSDLSGGQQQRVEIAKLLIRDVDLILADEPTANLDNHTSKEVLDLLLNLKHKSKTLIVNIHDLSLIKQYFDRVIAINNKHIILNKKVEDVELWELIESVQKTQ